From a single Streptomyces sp. 1331.2 genomic region:
- a CDS encoding helix-turn-helix transcriptional regulator: MITSGARAMLDAVLRRRTGTELVGRDGELRDLLGALARAGAGEPGAVLVSGEAGIGKTRLITEFAAAAGREGALVLTGRCVDTRSALPYLPFAELVQQAAAAGRLPELPEPSELPELPERRGALRLLTAGPTPEDERSGAGRVRMFSAVQAAVRELARETLVVLVVEDLHWADRSSLDLLSYLLSRPGIGPVLTVVSHRSDDLGPHHPLRRVLAELYRLPRVHRLRLAPLTGEKTLDLVRALAAPETGRPPLSAAELERIARRCDGNPFFAEELVTAGTSALTGGLSEVLAARVDHLADPTRLLLRAAAVIGHPTPAGTLGALAELDGANLDDALQQALDHGVLIPESPPTTAPAARTAAVRHFGFRHALLREAVYDRLLPGPRARLHARCAALLEQAGGSAADTAFHALAAHDLPLALDASVRAARDAAHRGAFGEVLAHGERALELWPAVPDAAAVTGASAVGLTRLAAMGAGDSGEPERALALQEKAVELAEADGDPAVAAATRLRYGLRLLEFPGRAERAARQAEIALRLLAPAPPSADRAWSHALLARALHRLGRAEEAAEQAASAVRDALAAGAQEAFAPGTDPYGPECDALGAEADARITLAFAGLGRPGAAAVLADMRQHGGVSGHFGVELRAHYGLGLTRLLAGDPAGAVAEFAAGEERADRTGTTWSEYGLRLRTARALALFRAGDWAGADRALRPEHVPGSKLITRQLDAAATVLAAARGEEVAGLGDGALPPHLALLAAQARAEAALWQGRPEAAADLVRRALDRDCGEDSAARRAEELPLCALGATAHGRLGDADGVAALARRARSRAGDAPSRGWLAWIDAEHRTALGEATAEQWAEVAAAFAPAAFPAPEGIGGGDRYRRAQALWRRAEVLVRTRSAGAGRRAGQALRAQSGADLDQAGRIARRLGAAPLLAAVEDLAGRIGVRSPAAPQAADGPLTGRERSVLALVAQGLTNREVGERLFISEKTVSVHLTRVMAKLDAGSRTEAVDAAHRRRLLGPPPQP; the protein is encoded by the coding sequence TTGATCACCTCCGGCGCCCGTGCCATGCTCGACGCCGTGCTGCGACGCCGGACCGGGACCGAACTCGTCGGGCGGGACGGCGAACTCCGCGACCTGCTCGGCGCGTTGGCCCGTGCCGGGGCCGGAGAGCCCGGGGCGGTCCTGGTGTCCGGTGAGGCGGGCATCGGCAAGACCCGGCTCATCACGGAGTTCGCGGCCGCCGCCGGGCGCGAAGGCGCGCTGGTCCTGACCGGACGCTGCGTGGACACCCGCTCGGCCCTGCCGTACCTGCCGTTCGCCGAGCTGGTGCAGCAGGCCGCGGCGGCCGGCCGGCTGCCCGAACTTCCCGAACCTTCCGAACTACCTGAACTTCCCGAACGGCGCGGCGCGCTCAGGCTGTTGACCGCCGGGCCGACGCCCGAGGACGAGCGCTCGGGCGCCGGCCGGGTGCGGATGTTCTCGGCGGTGCAGGCGGCCGTCCGGGAGCTGGCGCGGGAGACCCTGGTGGTGCTGGTGGTCGAGGACCTGCACTGGGCCGACCGCTCCAGCCTCGACCTGCTGTCCTACCTGCTCTCCCGGCCGGGCATCGGGCCGGTACTGACCGTCGTGAGCCACCGCAGCGACGACCTGGGCCCGCACCACCCGCTGCGCCGGGTGCTGGCCGAGCTCTACCGGCTCCCGCGCGTGCACCGGCTCCGACTCGCCCCGCTGACCGGGGAGAAGACCCTCGACCTGGTCCGCGCCCTGGCGGCCCCGGAGACCGGACGGCCACCGCTGAGCGCCGCCGAGCTCGAACGGATCGCCCGGCGCTGCGACGGAAACCCGTTCTTCGCCGAGGAGTTGGTCACGGCCGGGACGAGCGCCCTGACCGGTGGCCTGTCCGAGGTGCTGGCCGCCCGGGTCGACCACCTCGCGGACCCGACCCGGCTCCTGCTCCGGGCCGCCGCCGTGATCGGCCACCCGACACCCGCCGGCACCCTGGGGGCGCTCGCCGAACTGGACGGCGCGAACCTGGACGACGCACTCCAACAGGCCCTGGACCACGGCGTGCTGATCCCGGAGTCACCCCCCACGACCGCCCCGGCGGCCCGCACCGCCGCCGTCCGGCACTTCGGCTTCCGCCACGCCCTGCTGCGCGAAGCGGTGTACGACCGGCTGCTCCCCGGCCCGCGCGCCCGCCTGCACGCCCGGTGCGCCGCCCTGCTGGAGCAGGCCGGCGGCAGCGCGGCGGACACGGCCTTCCACGCGCTGGCCGCGCACGACCTCCCGCTGGCGCTCGATGCCAGCGTGCGCGCCGCCCGGGACGCCGCGCACCGGGGCGCCTTCGGCGAGGTCCTGGCGCACGGCGAACGCGCCCTGGAGCTCTGGCCGGCCGTGCCCGATGCGGCCGCCGTCACCGGGGCGAGCGCCGTCGGCCTGACCAGGCTCGCCGCGATGGGCGCGGGCGACAGCGGCGAACCCGAACGGGCCCTGGCGCTCCAGGAGAAGGCCGTCGAACTCGCCGAGGCGGACGGCGATCCGGCGGTCGCGGCCGCGACCCGGCTGCGGTACGGGCTGCGCCTGCTGGAGTTCCCCGGCCGGGCCGAACGGGCCGCCCGCCAGGCCGAGATCGCGCTGCGCCTGCTGGCCCCCGCACCGCCGTCCGCCGACCGGGCCTGGAGCCATGCGCTGCTCGCTCGCGCACTGCACCGGCTGGGCCGGGCCGAGGAGGCGGCCGAACAGGCCGCGAGCGCCGTCCGGGACGCCCTGGCGGCGGGTGCGCAGGAGGCGTTCGCGCCCGGCACGGACCCGTACGGGCCGGAGTGCGACGCCCTGGGCGCGGAGGCCGACGCGCGCATCACGCTGGCCTTCGCCGGGCTGGGCCGCCCCGGCGCCGCCGCCGTCCTGGCCGACATGCGCCAACACGGCGGTGTGTCCGGGCACTTCGGGGTAGAGCTGCGCGCCCACTACGGCCTGGGGCTGACCAGGCTGCTGGCCGGCGACCCGGCCGGGGCGGTGGCCGAGTTCGCGGCCGGCGAGGAGCGGGCCGACCGGACCGGGACGACCTGGAGCGAGTACGGGCTGCGGCTGCGGACGGCCCGCGCGCTCGCGCTGTTCCGGGCCGGCGACTGGGCCGGGGCCGACCGGGCACTGCGACCCGAGCACGTCCCGGGGTCGAAGCTGATCACTCGTCAACTGGACGCTGCCGCAACGGTGCTGGCAGCGGCGAGGGGTGAGGAGGTGGCCGGGCTCGGCGACGGGGCGCTGCCCCCGCACCTCGCGCTGCTCGCCGCCCAGGCGCGGGCCGAGGCGGCGCTCTGGCAGGGCCGGCCGGAGGCGGCCGCCGACCTGGTCCGCCGGGCGCTCGACCGCGACTGCGGCGAGGACTCGGCGGCCCGACGGGCCGAGGAACTGCCGCTGTGCGCGCTGGGCGCGACCGCCCACGGCCGGCTCGGCGACGCCGACGGGGTGGCCGCGCTGGCGCGGCGGGCCCGCTCGCGCGCCGGGGACGCGCCCTCCCGGGGCTGGCTGGCCTGGATCGACGCCGAGCACCGGACGGCGCTCGGCGAGGCCACGGCCGAGCAGTGGGCCGAGGTCGCGGCGGCCTTCGCGCCCGCGGCCTTCCCCGCCCCGGAGGGGATCGGTGGCGGCGACCGCTACCGCCGGGCGCAGGCGCTCTGGCGGCGGGCGGAGGTGCTGGTCCGCACCCGCTCGGCGGGCGCCGGCCGCCGGGCGGGCCAGGCGCTGCGGGCGCAGTCCGGCGCCGACCTGGACCAGGCCGGCCGGATCGCCCGTCGCCTCGGTGCGGCGCCGCTGCTGGCCGCCGTCGAGGACCTGGCCGGCCGGATCGGCGTCCGGTCGCCGGCGGCGCCGCAGGCAGCGGACGGCCCGCTCACCGGCCGGGAACGGTCGGTGCTCGCCCTGGTGGCCCAGGGCCTCACCAACCGGGAGGTCGGCGAGCGGCTGTTCATCAGCGAGAAGACCGTCAGCGTCCACCTGACCCGGGTGATGGCCAAGCTCGACGCCGGCAGCCGGACCGAGGCGGTCGACGCCGCCCACCGCCGCCGCCTGCTCGGCCCGCCCCCGCAGCCCTGA
- the dpgC gene encoding (3,5-dihydroxyphenyl)acetyl-CoA 1,2-dioxygenase DpgC, with product MALAAERCEARLAVLRPPGRRSDADRAAAAEAHDEARTLRHAFLTAHVDAVHDELTAGRTAHLRIGELAAAAALAFPGLVPGADALTAEHALPQAEKEGREIDQGLFFRHVLASPTAGPHLLDAMLRPTDRALALLPEFTATGRADLGSVRIERTDGAARLTMVREDCLNAEDPRQVEDMETAVDLALLDPGTEVGLLRGGVMSHPRYAGRRVFSAGINLKALHGGGIPLVDFLLRRELGYIHKLIRGILPADGPDDGPAGRPRWDRRTVEKPWVAAVDTFAIGGGAQLLLVFDHVIAAADAFFSVPAAQEGIVPGAANFRLGRAMGARQSRSLVLGGRRIRAAEPDARLFADEVVEPAEVDAAVERALRALRGPAVLTNRRMLNLAEEPQDAFRLYMAEFALQQALRLFGEDVLAKVGRFSARSAPQPSNPETAAP from the coding sequence TTGGCCCTCGCCGCCGAACGCTGCGAGGCCCGCCTCGCCGTCCTGCGCCCGCCCGGCCGCCGCTCGGACGCCGACCGCGCCGCCGCGGCCGAGGCCCACGACGAGGCCCGCACCCTGCGCCACGCCTTCCTGACCGCCCACGTCGACGCCGTCCACGACGAACTGACCGCCGGCCGCACCGCACACCTGCGGATCGGCGAACTCGCCGCCGCGGCGGCCCTCGCCTTCCCCGGGCTGGTGCCCGGCGCCGACGCCCTCACCGCCGAACACGCCCTCCCGCAGGCCGAGAAGGAGGGCCGGGAGATCGACCAGGGCCTGTTCTTCCGGCACGTCCTGGCCTCGCCCACGGCCGGCCCCCACCTGCTGGACGCGATGCTGCGCCCCACCGACCGCGCCCTGGCCCTGCTGCCGGAGTTCACCGCCACCGGCCGCGCGGACCTCGGCTCCGTCCGGATCGAGCGCACCGACGGCGCCGCCCGGCTCACCATGGTGCGGGAGGACTGCCTCAACGCCGAGGACCCGCGCCAGGTCGAGGACATGGAGACCGCCGTCGACCTCGCCCTGCTCGACCCGGGCACCGAGGTCGGCCTGCTGCGCGGCGGCGTGATGAGCCACCCCCGGTACGCGGGCCGGCGGGTGTTCAGCGCGGGCATCAACCTCAAGGCCCTGCACGGCGGCGGCATCCCGCTGGTCGACTTCCTGCTGCGGCGCGAACTCGGCTACATCCACAAGCTGATCCGCGGCATCCTCCCCGCCGACGGCCCCGACGACGGCCCCGCAGGCCGCCCGCGCTGGGACCGCCGGACGGTGGAGAAGCCGTGGGTCGCCGCCGTGGACACCTTCGCGATCGGCGGCGGGGCACAGCTGCTGCTGGTCTTCGACCACGTGATCGCCGCCGCCGACGCCTTCTTCAGCGTGCCCGCCGCCCAGGAGGGCATCGTCCCGGGGGCGGCCAACTTCCGCCTCGGCCGGGCGATGGGCGCCCGGCAGTCCCGCTCGCTGGTGCTCGGCGGCCGCCGCATCCGGGCCGCCGAGCCGGACGCCCGGCTGTTCGCCGACGAGGTGGTCGAGCCCGCCGAGGTGGACGCGGCGGTGGAGCGGGCCCTGCGGGCGCTACGCGGCCCGGCGGTGCTCACCAACCGGCGGATGCTCAACCTGGCGGAGGAGCCGCAGGACGCGTTCCGCCTCTACATGGCGGAGTTCGCCCTCCAGCAGGCGCTGCGGCTGTTCGGCGAGGACGTCCTGGCGAAGGTCGGCCGCTTCTCGGCGCGCTCCGCCCCGCAGCCGTCGAACCCGGAGACGGCGGCGCCGTGA
- the dpgB gene encoding enoyl-CoA-hydratase DpgB, producing MDDATATDVVTLAIDGTQPLSAASVAAVAQACDRVQHGPGARLVLRVAGTPGPGWTDGLTVGLVSKWERGLRLLERLPALTVAVADGDCGGTALDALLAADYRIATTTARLVMPVTTGGASGTWPGMALYRLARQGAGVATVRRALLFGEPIDAFRARSVQLVDEVSDDVPGALSAALGRLGASTGTPAGRLCGAELAIRRQLMFDAGTVSFEEALGVHLAACDRVLRRTADGGTA from the coding sequence ATGGACGACGCGACCGCAACGGACGTGGTGACCCTCGCGATCGACGGCACGCAGCCGCTGTCGGCGGCCTCGGTGGCCGCCGTGGCGCAGGCCTGCGACCGGGTCCAGCACGGCCCCGGAGCCCGGCTGGTGCTGCGCGTCGCGGGCACGCCGGGCCCCGGCTGGACGGACGGCCTGACGGTCGGCCTGGTGAGCAAGTGGGAGCGCGGACTGCGGCTGCTGGAGCGCCTGCCCGCGCTCACCGTGGCCGTGGCGGACGGCGACTGCGGCGGCACCGCCCTGGACGCCCTGCTCGCCGCCGACTACCGGATCGCCACCACCACCGCCCGGCTGGTCATGCCGGTGACCACCGGCGGCGCGAGCGGCACCTGGCCGGGCATGGCCCTGTACCGGCTCGCCCGGCAGGGCGCGGGCGTGGCGACCGTCCGCCGGGCGCTGCTGTTCGGCGAGCCGATCGACGCCTTCCGGGCCCGGTCGGTGCAGCTGGTGGACGAGGTCTCCGACGACGTGCCCGGCGCGCTGTCGGCCGCTCTGGGACGGCTCGGCGCATCGACCGGGACGCCGGCCGGCAGGCTCTGCGGGGCCGAACTCGCCATCCGGCGCCAGCTGATGTTCGACGCGGGCACCGTCTCCTTCGAGGAGGCGCTGGGCGTGCACCTGGCCGCCTGCGACCGGGTGCTGCGCCGGACCGCGGACGGGGGGACGGCGTGA
- the dpgA gene encoding 3,5-dihydroxyphenylacetyl-CoA synthase DpgA, with the protein MTLSTVDAAIDDPADVRDDTAGSTAVPPPAVAVRRHSRPSVLAGPGRPGRAPAAPRIAGVGTAVTADSYSQRELLDIFRIEDPKVRSVFLNSAIERRYLTIPPRDEDGRCQPESQGELLAKHRRLAVDMGSRALLDCLADAGLGLADIDYLCCVTTTGYLTPGLTALLIRELGIAPDCHRVDVVGMGCNAGLNALNAVSAWAAAHPGQVAVMVCAEACSAAYAFDDTMRTAVVNSLFGDGAAAIAVVAGEEATPAGDPAAEPVRAPGPRILSFASHIITDALGAMRYDWDDEQIRFSFFLDPEIPYVVGANAERVVDGLLSGAGLRRSDVAQWLVHSGGKKVIDAVRLNLGLTRYDVRHTTGVLRDYGNLSSGSFLFSYQRLLRERVVQPGEYGVLMTMGPGSTIETALVQW; encoded by the coding sequence ATGACCCTCAGCACCGTCGATGCCGCCATCGATGACCCTGCCGACGTCCGCGACGACACGGCGGGCTCCACGGCCGTGCCGCCCCCTGCCGTCGCCGTGCGCCGCCACAGCCGGCCCTCGGTGCTGGCCGGGCCCGGCCGGCCGGGCCGCGCCCCGGCCGCGCCGCGCATCGCCGGGGTCGGCACGGCGGTGACGGCAGACTCGTACAGCCAGCGCGAACTGCTCGACATCTTCCGGATCGAGGACCCCAAGGTCCGCTCGGTCTTCCTGAACAGCGCCATCGAACGCCGCTACCTGACCATCCCGCCCCGGGACGAGGACGGCCGCTGCCAGCCCGAGTCCCAGGGCGAACTGCTCGCCAAGCACCGCCGGCTGGCCGTCGACATGGGCTCGCGGGCCCTGCTCGACTGCCTCGCCGACGCCGGACTCGGCCTCGCCGACATCGACTACCTGTGCTGCGTGACCACCACCGGCTACCTCACCCCCGGCCTGACCGCCCTGCTGATCCGCGAACTCGGGATCGCCCCGGACTGCCACCGGGTGGACGTCGTCGGCATGGGCTGCAACGCCGGGCTCAACGCCCTCAACGCGGTCTCCGCCTGGGCCGCCGCCCACCCCGGGCAGGTCGCCGTGATGGTCTGCGCCGAGGCCTGCTCGGCCGCGTACGCCTTCGACGACACCATGCGCACCGCCGTCGTGAACAGCCTGTTCGGCGACGGTGCGGCGGCGATCGCCGTGGTCGCGGGCGAGGAGGCCACCCCGGCCGGGGATCCCGCAGCGGAGCCGGTCCGGGCGCCGGGCCCGCGGATCCTCTCCTTCGCCAGCCACATCATCACCGACGCCCTCGGCGCGATGCGCTACGACTGGGACGACGAGCAGATCCGGTTCAGCTTCTTCCTCGACCCGGAGATCCCGTACGTGGTCGGCGCCAACGCCGAGCGGGTGGTGGACGGCCTGCTCTCCGGCGCGGGCCTGCGGCGCAGCGACGTCGCCCAGTGGCTGGTCCACTCCGGCGGCAAGAAGGTCATCGACGCCGTCCGGCTCAACCTCGGCCTCACCCGGTACGACGTCCGCCACACCACGGGCGTCCTGCGGGACTACGGCAACCTCTCCAGCGGCTCCTTCCTGTTCTCGTACCAGCGGCTGCTGCGCGAGCGGGTCGTGCAGCCCGGGGAGTACGGCGTGCTGATGACGATGGGCCCGGGCTCGACGATCGAGACGGCGCTGGTGCAGTGGTGA
- a CDS encoding MFS transporter: MKELLADVTPLRRSPAFRRLFVGQCLTMVGSQVTQVAVPWQVYSASHSSVALGLVGLAALLPIVVFGIYGGAIADSMDRRRLILITSTGSAAVSVALTVQALVHTDSLWVLYACVTVQAAFFAIDLPTRRALLPRLVAPEDLPAANALLLLVFTVGIVGGPLAASAAVSLGGYGAAYAVDVVCFLLAITFISGLPSVLPEGGGRRADLSSVVEGIRYLKSRPVLWMCYVLDLNSTVFAMPTALFPILAVERFHGGPELAGYLSAALAAGAFLGSMFGGWMPKVRRLGRAALLAVFAWGLSLGALGLAGSLWTAMLLLAVAGYADTVSAVERSSILQHETPDELRGRTSGVLTVVGAGGPRLGDVRAGLVSAAVGPAVAAVSGGVACVLGALALAKAAPEFTRYRMAEPKPAEQGTGGQGTASEQGAASEQGAAAPDSAQAPALADD; encoded by the coding sequence ATGAAGGAACTGCTCGCCGACGTCACACCGCTGCGGCGGTCCCCGGCGTTCCGGAGACTGTTCGTCGGCCAGTGCCTGACCATGGTGGGCAGCCAGGTGACCCAGGTGGCGGTGCCCTGGCAGGTCTACTCGGCCTCCCACTCCTCGGTCGCGCTCGGCCTGGTCGGCCTCGCCGCCCTGCTGCCGATCGTCGTCTTCGGCATCTACGGCGGGGCGATCGCCGACTCGATGGACCGGCGCCGGCTGATCCTGATCACCTCCACCGGCTCGGCGGCGGTGAGCGTGGCCCTGACCGTCCAGGCGCTCGTGCACACCGACAGCCTCTGGGTGCTGTACGCCTGCGTCACCGTCCAGGCCGCGTTCTTCGCGATCGACCTGCCCACCCGGCGGGCGCTGCTGCCCCGGCTCGTCGCACCGGAGGACCTGCCCGCCGCCAACGCCCTGCTGCTGCTGGTCTTCACCGTCGGCATCGTCGGCGGCCCGCTGGCGGCCAGCGCGGCCGTCTCGCTCGGCGGGTACGGCGCCGCGTACGCGGTGGACGTGGTGTGCTTCCTGCTCGCCATCACCTTCATCTCCGGGCTGCCGTCGGTGCTGCCCGAGGGCGGCGGACGCCGCGCCGACCTGTCCTCGGTGGTCGAGGGCATCCGGTACCTCAAGTCCCGCCCGGTGCTGTGGATGTGCTACGTCCTGGACCTCAACTCGACGGTCTTCGCGATGCCCACGGCGCTGTTCCCGATCCTCGCGGTGGAGCGCTTCCACGGCGGCCCCGAACTGGCCGGCTACCTCTCGGCGGCGCTGGCCGCCGGCGCCTTCCTGGGCTCGATGTTCGGCGGCTGGATGCCCAAGGTCCGCCGGCTCGGACGGGCCGCGCTGCTGGCCGTGTTCGCCTGGGGCCTCTCGCTCGGGGCGCTCGGGCTGGCCGGCTCACTGTGGACGGCGATGCTGCTGCTGGCGGTCGCCGGTTACGCCGACACGGTGAGCGCGGTCGAGCGGTCCTCGATCCTGCAGCACGAGACGCCCGACGAGCTGCGCGGCCGGACCTCCGGGGTGCTCACCGTGGTCGGTGCCGGCGGCCCCCGGCTCGGCGACGTCCGGGCGGGCCTGGTGTCGGCGGCCGTCGGGCCCGCGGTCGCGGCGGTCTCCGGCGGGGTGGCCTGCGTGCTCGGGGCGCTGGCGCTGGCCAAGGCGGCACCCGAGTTCACCCGCTACCGGATGGCCGAGCCGAAGCCCGCCGAGCAGGGCACGGGAGGGCAGGGCACGGCCTCCGAGCAGGGCGCGGCCTCCGAGCAGGGCGCGGCCGCACCGGATTCCGCCCAGGCACCGGCGCTCGCCGACGACTGA
- a CDS encoding helix-turn-helix domain-containing protein codes for MLEPFGLGPESENLYLTMLRNPATDIARIAGSLGWDQNRTAAEIAKLAGLGLLRPSYDAPDTLYAVSPEVGLQDLLTRQRVELARSRSRIEEGNAALQVLRSEFADRRLTTMDVEEFTGTDTVCDQVRRLSREARHEILAFVPGGPQPPEALVTSRDAHQDLRSRGVEARSIYLNTACNDPATRAHLRWLQERGVEVRTTALLPPWMILFDQEQALLSVDPDDAQGKAAILLSGPGTAAIVALASLFDQSWQQAAPFGAPDREREAGDTRVELAGDTRAVLQLLQEGYTDEQAGRKLGISSRTVGRIAGKLMTQLGARSRFQAGALASREGWLDP; via the coding sequence ATGCTTGAACCGTTCGGCCTCGGGCCGGAAAGCGAAAACCTCTACCTGACGATGCTCCGCAATCCCGCCACGGACATCGCGCGGATCGCGGGCAGCCTCGGGTGGGACCAGAACCGGACGGCGGCCGAGATCGCCAAGCTCGCCGGCCTGGGCCTGCTTCGGCCCTCGTACGACGCCCCGGACACGCTCTACGCGGTCAGCCCGGAGGTGGGCCTGCAGGACCTGTTGACCCGGCAGCGGGTCGAGCTGGCGCGCAGCCGCAGTCGGATCGAGGAGGGCAACGCGGCGCTCCAGGTGCTCCGCAGCGAGTTCGCCGACCGGCGGCTGACGACGATGGACGTGGAGGAGTTCACCGGCACCGACACCGTCTGCGACCAGGTGCGGCGGCTCTCCCGCGAGGCCCGGCACGAGATCCTGGCCTTCGTGCCGGGCGGGCCGCAGCCCCCGGAGGCGCTGGTGACCAGTCGGGACGCCCACCAGGACCTCCGCTCGCGCGGGGTCGAGGCCCGGTCCATCTACCTGAACACCGCCTGCAACGACCCGGCCACCCGTGCCCATCTGCGCTGGCTCCAGGAACGCGGGGTCGAGGTCCGGACGACCGCGCTGCTGCCGCCGTGGATGATCCTCTTCGACCAGGAGCAAGCACTCCTCTCGGTGGACCCGGACGACGCGCAGGGCAAGGCCGCGATCCTGCTCTCCGGCCCGGGAACGGCCGCGATCGTGGCGCTGGCCTCGCTGTTCGACCAGTCCTGGCAGCAGGCCGCGCCGTTCGGGGCACCGGACCGGGAGCGGGAGGCCGGCGACACCCGGGTCGAACTGGCCGGGGACACCAGGGCCGTGCTGCAACTGCTGCAGGAGGGCTACACGGACGAGCAGGCCGGTCGCAAACTGGGCATCTCCAGCCGCACGGTCGGCCGGATCGCGGGCAAGCTGATGACCCAACTCGGCGCCCGGAGCCGGTTCCAGGCGGGGGCGCTGGCCTCGCGCGAGGGCTGGCTGGACCCGTGA
- a CDS encoding aminotransferase-like domain-containing protein codes for MSIDDLHASVSDPLLDTMNFLNEITTRYPQAISFAPGRPYDGFFDVEQVFTHLRRYLRHLEETGCSPGQVRDALFQYGPTAGRIRELIADSLRKDEGIDVPPEAVVVTVGCQEAMLLAVRALHARPQDVLLVADPCYVGIAGAARVLGVETAPVPERDGGFHCDELRAAVLAARARGLRPRACYLVPDHANPRGTTVPLATRRELLDLAAEFDLLILEDSPYRMVSPGPRIPTLKALDRDRRVVHLGSYAKTLFPGARVGYAVADQPVADRAGRTGLLAAELTKIKSMVTVNTSPLSQAVVAGMLLAADGRTAELNTKTSAYYGDTLRATLRRLDACFPPERRDALGVRWTRPEGGFFLALDVPFVADNAALTRSARQFGVIWTPLSYFHPHGGGTHGIRLSTSYLTEHDIAEGISRLARFVEAEAAEASGEGRPLR; via the coding sequence TTGAGCATCGACGACCTGCACGCCAGCGTGTCGGACCCGCTCCTGGACACGATGAACTTCCTCAACGAGATCACCACCCGCTACCCGCAGGCGATCTCCTTCGCCCCCGGGCGGCCGTACGACGGTTTCTTCGACGTCGAGCAGGTCTTCACCCACCTGCGCCGCTACCTGCGCCACCTGGAGGAGACCGGCTGCTCCCCCGGGCAGGTGCGCGACGCGCTGTTCCAGTACGGCCCGACCGCCGGGCGGATCCGGGAGCTGATCGCCGACTCGCTGCGCAAGGACGAGGGGATCGACGTCCCGCCGGAGGCCGTGGTGGTCACGGTCGGCTGCCAGGAGGCGATGCTACTCGCGGTGCGCGCGCTGCACGCCCGCCCGCAGGACGTCCTGCTGGTGGCCGACCCGTGCTACGTGGGCATCGCCGGGGCCGCGCGGGTGCTCGGCGTCGAGACCGCGCCCGTCCCCGAGCGCGACGGCGGCTTCCACTGCGACGAACTGCGGGCCGCGGTGCTCGCCGCACGGGCCCGCGGGCTCCGGCCCCGTGCCTGCTACCTCGTCCCGGACCACGCCAATCCGCGCGGCACCACCGTCCCGCTCGCCACCCGGCGCGAACTGCTGGACCTGGCTGCCGAGTTCGACCTGCTGATCCTGGAGGACAGCCCCTACCGGATGGTCAGCCCCGGGCCGCGGATCCCCACCCTCAAGGCGCTGGACCGCGACCGGCGGGTGGTCCACCTCGGCTCCTACGCCAAGACGCTGTTCCCCGGCGCCCGGGTCGGCTACGCCGTCGCCGACCAGCCGGTGGCCGACCGGGCCGGGCGCACCGGGCTGCTGGCCGCCGAACTCACCAAGATCAAGAGCATGGTCACGGTGAACACCTCCCCGCTCAGCCAGGCCGTGGTCGCCGGGATGCTGCTCGCCGCCGACGGCCGCACCGCCGAGCTCAACACCAAGACCTCGGCGTACTACGGCGACACCCTGCGGGCCACCCTGCGCCGCCTGGACGCGTGCTTCCCGCCCGAGCGCCGCGACGCCCTCGGAGTGCGCTGGACCCGGCCCGAGGGCGGGTTCTTCCTGGCCCTGGACGTGCCCTTCGTCGCGGACAACGCGGCCCTGACCCGCTCGGCCCGGCAGTTCGGCGTGATCTGGACGCCGTTGTCCTACTTCCACCCGCACGGCGGCGGCACCCACGGCATCCGCCTGTCCACCAGCTACCTCACCGAACACGACATCGCCGAGGGCATCTCGCGTCTGGCCCGCTTCGTCGAGGCGGAGGCGGCGGAGGCGTCCGGTGAAGGAAGGCCTCTTCGTTGA
- the dpgD gene encoding enoyl-CoA-hydratase DpgD — MTEPPRVLYAKDGHVARVTVNRPEVLNAMDLRTHAELAEVWDDVQADDRIRVAVLTGAGDRAFSVGQDLRERARLDAEGTPRSSFGSRGLPGHPRLTERFGLVKPVIARVDGYALGGGFELALACDLVIASDRAVFALPEAGLGLMPGAGGVFRLVRQLPLKAAMGHLLTGRRLDAATALRFGLVNEVAPPGELDARTEAWVQDVLRGAPLSLYAIKEAALASLDMPLPEAFGTRFTWEERRRHSRDAIEGPRAFAERREPHWTGLPADSPE, encoded by the coding sequence GTGACCGAACCCCCGCGCGTGCTCTACGCCAAGGACGGGCACGTCGCCCGGGTCACCGTCAACCGGCCGGAGGTCCTGAACGCGATGGACCTGCGCACCCACGCCGAGCTGGCCGAGGTGTGGGACGACGTCCAGGCCGACGACCGGATCCGGGTGGCCGTGCTGACCGGCGCGGGCGACCGCGCCTTCTCGGTCGGCCAGGACCTGCGCGAACGCGCCCGGCTCGACGCCGAGGGCACGCCGCGCAGCTCCTTCGGCAGCCGCGGCCTGCCCGGCCACCCGCGGCTGACCGAGCGCTTCGGACTGGTCAAACCGGTGATCGCCCGGGTGGACGGCTACGCGCTCGGCGGCGGCTTCGAACTCGCCCTCGCCTGCGACCTGGTGATCGCCTCCGACCGCGCCGTCTTCGCGCTGCCGGAGGCCGGTCTGGGCCTGATGCCGGGCGCGGGCGGCGTGTTCCGGCTGGTCCGCCAACTGCCCCTGAAGGCCGCGATGGGCCACCTGCTGACCGGCCGCCGGCTGGACGCCGCCACCGCGCTGCGCTTCGGCCTGGTGAACGAGGTCGCGCCGCCAGGGGAGCTCGACGCCCGGACCGAGGCCTGGGTGCAGGACGTGCTGCGCGGCGCGCCGCTGTCGCTCTACGCCATCAAGGAGGCGGCGCTGGCCTCCCTGGACATGCCGCTCCCGGAGGCCTTCGGCACCCGCTTCACCTGGGAGGAACGGCGCCGCCACAGCCGGGACGCCATCGAGGGGCCCCGCGCCTTCGCCGAGAGGCGCGAACCCCACTGGACCGGGCTGCCCGCCGACAGCCCGGAGTAG